The following proteins come from a genomic window of Pyxidicoccus sp. MSG2:
- a CDS encoding serine/threonine-protein kinase, with product MANAGDDETPSGPRAAAPGDMATMDGALPVPDRSRALPFPDWERYEFLERLGQGGMGEVFEARDRRLGRRVALKFIRDANTERADRFLQEARTQVRIDHPHVCKVFEVGEVGGRPYIAMQLVAGQGLDHAASGMSLTEKVQVMRDVAAAVHEAHRLGVIHRDLKPSNILVERHEGGRWFPIVVDFGLAYDDAHGHGLTHTGALLGTPSYMAPEQARGDLAHIDRRTDVYSLGATFYELLTGVTPFSAATAADVVTKVLQEEPPSPRAHVPDLPGDLETLVLKCLNKEPEQRYASARALAEDLGRYLDGEPILARRPGLLYRWRRRARKHRALVGVSALSLASILVLSVLGARSWLEARHTRAQLATRARLAEQVGQQVKEIEWFLRTAYALPLHDTQREQQLVRERMARIASQARELDEYGQALIHYALGRGHLAMQEFEQAHAELTQAHQLGLDSPELHYALGQALGARYRQGLEDMRRGGDKAWVAKRQQALEQEYLVPALQSLERSRALELESPHYLEGLIALYRKDYDAAARAAARATVSAPWMYEARRLAGDVALARAVERRERGDYDAARAGLEEAATLYTQALEAGRSDASSYEALAQTWLERVDVELDQGRPARDALERTLAATAQAARAAPHRSMSYRQRAYALMRQYKVENTQGAVEKLEPVLTDWIASGLRAVERAPNDVYAHDALASGYYTRGLYEWRNQRDPHSFWDEAIVRLEHALQLQPDYPWALNDLALIHFNKGNHLREHGEDPRPEFAEAARYFEQAARADPQYLYAWSNQVHVYNALAEYGLGRGLDPEAHARRSIEAGERSLAINANHSSALGGMAAAELMRAQYLLEAGGDVRPPLERARQQLERGLRINPTDGRSHLYMAEAHHLAALQAMRDGGNPAAELEASRAALERAYRGAPGCVDCRVVGARVALTEAEWAGRQGRPSLPLLHRARAEAQRAVDMVPYFEAHQELARVYWRLAQALPPAGASAAIASGLDQVERALKLDGNLAQAHLIRGGLLLMRASGTDGLATRQEAALQARAAFARAFELNPLLLPRHQELAGEVESLLARLAASRGQR from the coding sequence ATGGCGAACGCTGGCGATGACGAGACTCCGTCGGGGCCACGCGCGGCTGCGCCGGGCGACATGGCCACGATGGATGGAGCGCTCCCCGTCCCGGACCGGAGCCGGGCGCTCCCGTTCCCCGACTGGGAACGCTACGAGTTCCTCGAACGCCTGGGTCAGGGAGGCATGGGCGAGGTCTTCGAGGCGAGAGACCGCAGGCTCGGGCGCAGGGTGGCGCTCAAGTTCATCCGGGATGCGAACACGGAGCGCGCAGACCGCTTCCTCCAGGAGGCGAGGACGCAGGTCCGCATCGACCATCCCCACGTGTGCAAGGTGTTCGAGGTCGGCGAAGTCGGCGGAAGGCCGTACATCGCCATGCAGCTCGTCGCGGGACAGGGATTGGACCACGCGGCCTCCGGGATGTCGCTGACCGAGAAGGTCCAGGTGATGCGGGACGTCGCCGCCGCGGTCCACGAGGCGCACCGGCTGGGCGTCATCCACCGGGACCTCAAGCCCTCCAACATCCTCGTCGAGCGGCACGAGGGCGGACGCTGGTTCCCCATCGTCGTGGACTTCGGCCTGGCCTACGACGACGCCCACGGGCACGGCCTCACCCATACGGGGGCGCTGCTGGGCACGCCTTCCTACATGGCGCCGGAGCAGGCGAGGGGAGACCTGGCGCACATCGACCGCCGCACGGATGTCTACAGCCTCGGCGCCACGTTCTATGAGTTGCTCACCGGCGTGACGCCCTTCTCCGCCGCCACGGCCGCGGACGTCGTCACGAAGGTGCTCCAGGAGGAGCCGCCCTCGCCACGCGCGCACGTGCCGGACCTGCCGGGGGATTTGGAGACGCTGGTCCTCAAGTGTCTCAACAAGGAGCCGGAGCAGCGTTACGCGTCCGCGCGCGCCCTCGCGGAGGACCTGGGGCGGTACCTGGATGGCGAGCCCATCCTCGCGCGGCGCCCGGGTCTGCTGTACCGCTGGCGGCGCCGCGCGCGAAAGCACCGCGCGCTGGTAGGGGTCTCCGCGCTGTCGCTGGCCAGCATCCTCGTTCTCTCCGTGCTGGGCGCGCGCTCGTGGCTGGAGGCCCGGCACACGCGCGCCCAGCTCGCGACGCGGGCCCGGTTGGCCGAGCAGGTGGGCCAGCAGGTGAAGGAGATTGAGTGGTTCCTGCGCACGGCCTACGCCCTGCCGCTGCACGACACCCAACGGGAGCAGCAGCTCGTCCGCGAGCGGATGGCGCGCATCGCCTCGCAGGCGCGGGAGCTGGATGAGTACGGCCAGGCCTTGATTCACTACGCGCTGGGGCGGGGCCACCTGGCGATGCAGGAGTTCGAGCAGGCGCACGCGGAGCTGACGCAGGCGCACCAGCTGGGCCTGGACTCACCCGAGCTGCACTACGCCCTGGGCCAGGCGCTCGGCGCGAGGTACCGCCAGGGGCTGGAGGACATGCGACGCGGTGGCGACAAGGCCTGGGTGGCGAAGCGCCAGCAGGCCCTGGAGCAGGAATACCTCGTGCCCGCGCTCCAGTCCCTCGAGCGCAGCCGCGCGCTGGAGCTGGAGTCGCCCCACTACCTCGAGGGCCTCATCGCCCTCTACCGCAAGGACTACGACGCGGCGGCGCGGGCGGCCGCGCGAGCCACCGTGTCCGCGCCGTGGATGTACGAGGCCCGGAGGCTCGCCGGCGATGTGGCCCTTGCCAGGGCGGTGGAGCGGCGGGAGCGCGGGGACTACGACGCGGCCCGGGCGGGACTCGAGGAGGCCGCCACGCTGTACACGCAGGCCCTGGAGGCGGGGCGGAGCGACGCGAGCAGCTACGAGGCGCTCGCGCAGACGTGGCTGGAGCGCGTGGACGTCGAGCTCGACCAGGGCCGGCCCGCCCGGGACGCGCTGGAGCGCACGCTGGCGGCCACCGCCCAGGCCGCCCGCGCCGCGCCCCACCGCTCCATGTCCTACCGGCAGCGAGCCTATGCCCTGATGCGCCAGTACAAGGTCGAGAACACCCAGGGGGCCGTCGAGAAACTGGAGCCTGTTCTCACGGATTGGATTGCCTCCGGGCTGCGCGCGGTGGAGCGGGCTCCGAACGACGTGTATGCCCATGATGCGCTCGCCAGCGGCTACTACACGCGCGGGCTCTACGAGTGGCGGAACCAGCGCGACCCCCACTCCTTCTGGGACGAGGCCATCGTCCGGCTGGAGCACGCGCTCCAGCTCCAGCCCGACTATCCGTGGGCACTGAACGACCTGGCGCTCATCCACTTCAACAAGGGCAACCACCTCCGGGAGCACGGCGAGGACCCCCGCCCGGAGTTCGCGGAGGCGGCGCGGTACTTCGAGCAGGCCGCGCGGGCGGACCCTCAATACCTCTATGCCTGGTCGAATCAGGTTCACGTCTACAACGCGCTGGCCGAATACGGCCTCGGCCGCGGGCTGGACCCCGAGGCGCACGCGCGCAGGTCCATCGAGGCGGGCGAGCGCAGCCTCGCCATCAACGCGAACCATTCCTCGGCGCTGGGCGGCATGGCCGCCGCGGAGCTGATGCGCGCGCAGTACCTGCTGGAGGCCGGAGGGGACGTGCGCCCGCCGCTGGAGCGCGCCCGCCAGCAGTTGGAGCGGGGGCTGCGCATCAACCCCACGGACGGACGCAGCCACCTCTACATGGCGGAGGCGCACCACCTCGCGGCGCTCCAGGCGATGCGGGACGGAGGCAATCCCGCCGCCGAGCTGGAAGCGAGCCGCGCCGCGCTGGAGCGGGCCTACCGGGGCGCGCCCGGGTGTGTCGACTGCCGCGTCGTCGGCGCGCGGGTGGCGCTCACGGAGGCGGAGTGGGCGGGACGGCAGGGCAGGCCAAGCCTGCCATTGCTGCACAGGGCGCGGGCCGAGGCACAGCGCGCCGTGGACATGGTTCCCTACTTCGAGGCCCACCAGGAATTGGCGCGCGTCTACTGGCGGCTGGCCCAGGCGCTGCCACCCGCCGGAGCGAGCGCGGCCATTGCGAGCGGCCTGGACCAGGTGGAGCGGGCCCTGAAGCTCGATGGGAACCTGGCGCAGGCCCACCTCATCCGCGGGGGCCTGCTCCTCATGCGGGCCAGTGGGACGGACGGCCTCGCCACGCGCCAGGAGGCCGCGCTCCAGGCCCGCGCCGCCTTCGCGCGGGCCTTCGAGCTCAATCCGCTCCTGCTGCCGCGGCACCAGGAGCTCGCGGGCGAGGTGGAGTCGCTGCTGGCACGCCTCGCCGCGAGCCGGGGACAGCGCTGA
- a CDS encoding ADYC domain-containing protein translates to MKDGIDQRSAVALMAILVSLVGCTAHGSITSTATDGGTPEVSELATHCPGGTTCPGDGNGPGIYVSDTGSYCLWLYPASNLRFCPESFENQPARGDGVSSVRLKGRLWSGAEDTVVLSTPIQVRYDGDKQGSLLKVEPSTVPGTSRLGFTYLLEGAVNPAHVVGSTLPKLMLLFRVDTPDAYTLELTFTEVALAGAPNPDRPDTQLKLFRYRARYDNTRRNISGYYCSEPGDAQATPEGEKTPLSLSVLPAHQVNGATGVINTSASSVTMACVSGAIVTCMENWGYVPWNPTLEANGNPTLLLGACIQGKRAAYFAHPKTHPYQDFNSYTVEGTDIRIRDNVINFGKLSIEQGNIEAIWNTTGAVCFNPTNQRRPDLFNLEYWNQEALPLLPACTAQDIQPHRIITGKAAP, encoded by the coding sequence ATGAAGGACGGAATCGACCAGCGGAGCGCGGTGGCGCTGATGGCCATCCTGGTTTCACTCGTGGGGTGCACGGCCCACGGAAGCATCACGAGCACGGCGACGGACGGCGGGACTCCGGAGGTCAGCGAGCTCGCCACGCACTGTCCCGGAGGGACGACCTGCCCGGGCGACGGCAACGGTCCCGGCATCTACGTCTCCGACACCGGCAGCTACTGCCTCTGGCTCTACCCCGCGAGCAACCTGCGCTTCTGCCCGGAGTCCTTCGAGAACCAACCGGCGAGGGGGGACGGTGTGAGCAGCGTGCGGCTCAAGGGGCGGCTCTGGTCCGGAGCCGAGGACACGGTGGTCCTCAGCACCCCCATCCAGGTCCGCTACGACGGCGACAAGCAGGGCAGCCTGCTCAAGGTGGAGCCCTCCACCGTGCCGGGCACGTCCCGACTCGGCTTCACCTACCTGCTCGAGGGCGCGGTGAATCCCGCTCACGTGGTGGGCTCGACGCTGCCGAAGCTGATGCTGCTCTTCAGGGTCGACACCCCGGACGCATATACCCTCGAGCTCACCTTCACGGAGGTCGCGCTCGCGGGCGCGCCCAACCCGGACAGGCCAGACACGCAGCTCAAGCTCTTCCGCTATCGAGCCAGGTACGACAACACCCGGCGGAATATCTCCGGGTACTACTGCTCGGAGCCGGGCGACGCACAGGCCACTCCCGAGGGCGAGAAGACGCCGCTCTCGCTCTCCGTCCTGCCGGCGCACCAGGTGAATGGCGCCACGGGCGTCATCAACACCTCCGCGAGCTCGGTCACCATGGCCTGTGTCTCGGGCGCCATCGTCACCTGCATGGAGAACTGGGGCTACGTGCCCTGGAACCCCACGCTCGAGGCCAACGGGAACCCGACCCTGCTCCTCGGTGCCTGCATCCAGGGCAAGCGTGCCGCCTACTTCGCCCACCCGAAGACGCACCCGTATCAGGACTTCAACAGCTACACGGTGGAGGGAACCGACATCCGCATCCGCGACAACGTCATCAACTTCGGGAAGCTCAGCATCGAGCAGGGAAACATCGAGGCCATCTGGAACACCACGGGAGCAGTCTGCTTCAATCCGACCAATCAGCGCCGGCCGGACCTCTTCAACCTGGAGTACTGGAATCAAGAGGCCCTGCCCCTGCTCCCCGCCTGCACCGCGCAGGACATCCAGCCCCACCGCATCATCACCGGCAAGGCCGCGCCCTGA
- a CDS encoding sigma 54-interacting transcriptional regulator, translated as MEPPSAKETVDAGQQRRASPGEPERLSLLVMEGSSSSIVPLPRDGALTIGRGAGVELLVQDASVSRRHARLSVVEGEARITDLDSHNGVRVNGELISGEQVLRSGDVVMLGDVTLVFHRRDIPPPQRLLLGAAPLRDRLAEELERVLRYERALSVVALALGPTDVPLEELVRALGGGLRLMDLVGRGGPTQLFVLLPELTAEEAEEVVQPMLESLVPLAPEVRAGVACAPQDGLDADTLISAARAVALTAPSGGLRISGPDLYQLALGDRSVMVADEAMVRLFELLRRLASSPIPVLIHGETGAGKENAAWAVHHWSPRAQRPFISLNCAALPESLVESELFGAERGAFSGAVASRAGLLERASGGTLFLDEVAELPLSVQAKLLRALDQQRITRLGDSRERPVDLRIVAATHRVLADEVKAGRFRQDLFFRLSASVVVLPPLRNRPRELPLLATRFLQEALARAGRTAPRISAAAMDVLRAHPWPGNVRELKNVMEYAATTATGPLLEASHLPDSLQRPPGEEAPPLPPTAPAPDTAPASFRPIAEEVRELEDRRMREALEAAGGVQTRAAQLIGMPLRTFKFKARRYQLPRPRAARE; from the coding sequence ATGGAGCCCCCCAGCGCGAAAGAAACCGTGGATGCGGGCCAGCAGCGCCGCGCCTCTCCCGGCGAGCCGGAACGCCTCTCCCTGCTGGTGATGGAGGGAAGCTCGTCCTCGATTGTGCCCCTGCCTCGCGACGGCGCGCTCACCATCGGCCGCGGCGCGGGCGTCGAGCTCCTCGTACAGGACGCCTCGGTGAGCCGGCGCCACGCCCGGCTGAGCGTGGTGGAAGGCGAGGCCCGAATCACCGACCTCGACAGCCACAACGGCGTCCGCGTCAACGGCGAGCTCATCTCCGGCGAGCAGGTGCTGCGCAGCGGAGACGTGGTGATGCTGGGAGACGTCACGCTCGTCTTCCACCGGAGGGACATCCCCCCGCCACAGCGGCTCCTGCTGGGCGCCGCCCCGCTGCGGGACAGGTTGGCGGAGGAGCTGGAGCGGGTGCTGCGCTACGAGCGCGCGCTGAGCGTCGTCGCGCTGGCCCTGGGACCCACGGATGTCCCCCTGGAGGAGCTGGTCCGGGCGCTCGGCGGCGGCCTGCGGCTGATGGACCTGGTGGGACGGGGCGGGCCCACGCAGCTCTTCGTCCTGCTGCCCGAGCTGACGGCGGAGGAGGCGGAGGAGGTCGTCCAGCCCATGCTGGAGAGCCTCGTCCCGCTGGCGCCCGAGGTGCGGGCGGGCGTGGCCTGTGCCCCGCAGGACGGGCTGGACGCGGACACCCTCATCTCCGCGGCACGGGCGGTGGCACTGACAGCGCCCTCCGGCGGCCTTCGCATCAGCGGCCCGGACCTGTACCAGCTCGCGCTCGGAGATCGCTCGGTGATGGTGGCGGACGAGGCCATGGTGCGCCTCTTCGAGCTGCTCCGACGGCTGGCCTCGAGCCCCATCCCCGTCCTCATCCATGGCGAGACGGGCGCGGGCAAGGAGAACGCCGCCTGGGCCGTCCACCACTGGTCGCCGCGCGCGCAGCGGCCGTTCATCTCCCTCAACTGCGCGGCCCTGCCGGAGAGCCTCGTGGAGAGCGAGCTGTTCGGCGCCGAGCGGGGCGCCTTCTCCGGCGCGGTGGCCTCGCGGGCCGGCCTGCTGGAGCGGGCCAGCGGGGGCACGCTCTTCCTCGACGAGGTGGCGGAGCTGCCTCTGTCCGTGCAGGCCAAGCTGCTGCGCGCGCTGGACCAGCAGCGCATCACCCGCCTGGGAGACTCGCGCGAGCGCCCGGTGGACCTGCGCATCGTCGCCGCCACCCACCGCGTGCTCGCGGACGAGGTGAAGGCCGGCCGCTTCCGCCAGGACCTCTTCTTCCGCCTGTCGGCCTCCGTCGTCGTGCTGCCGCCCCTGCGAAACCGTCCCCGCGAGCTGCCGCTGCTGGCCACCCGCTTCCTCCAGGAGGCCCTGGCCCGCGCGGGCAGGACGGCGCCGCGCATCTCCGCCGCCGCCATGGACGTGCTCCGGGCACACCCGTGGCCGGGCAACGTGCGCGAATTGAAGAACGTCATGGAGTACGCCGCCACCACCGCCACCGGCCCCCTGCTGGAGGCCTCCCACCTGCCGGACTCCCTCCAGCGTCCCCCGGGAGAGGAAGCCCCTCCCCTACCGCCCACGGCGCCCGCCCCGGACACGGCCCCCGCGAGCTTCCGCCCCATCGCCGAGGAGGTCCGCGAGCTGGAGGACCGCCGGATGCGAGAGGCCCTGGAGGCCGCCGGCGGCGTACAGACGCGCGCCGCGCAGCTCATCGGCATGCCGCTGCGGACCTTCAAGTTCAAGGCCCGGCGCTACCAGCTCCCGCGCCCTCGCGCGGCTCGCGAGTGA